One window of Silurus meridionalis isolate SWU-2019-XX chromosome 9, ASM1480568v1, whole genome shotgun sequence genomic DNA carries:
- the tmem9b gene encoding transmembrane protein 9B gives MAPLSVQTGVSLVTIICLLLATQAAEAKNSEDIRCKCICPPYKDIEGQIYNQNVSLKDCICLHVVEPMPVEGKDVEAYCLRCECKYEERSSGTIKGTIIIYLSVLGLLLLYMVYLTLLEPILKRRLFGHSQLIQSDDDVGDQQPFANAHDVLSRSRSRTNMLNKVEHAQQRWRRQVQEQRKSVFDRHVVLS, from the exons ATGGCTCCACTTAGTGTCCAGACCGGAGTCAGTCTAGTAACGATCATCTGTCTTCTGCTAGCAACTCAGGCAGCAGAagctaaa AATTCTGAGGACATCCGGTGTAAATGTATTTGCCCCCCCTACAAAGACATTGAAGGACAAATCTACAATCAGAACGTTTCCCTGAAGGACTG taTCTGTCTTCATGTGGTGGAGCCCATGCCAGTGGAAGGGAAAGACGTGGAGGCGTACTGTTTACGCTGCGAGTGTAAATATGAAGAGAGAAGCTCGGGAACGATTAAA GGGACCATcattatctatctgtctgttttggGGCTGCTGCTGCTTTACATGGTGTATCTGACTCTGCTGGAGCCCATACTCAAACGCCGCCTGTTCGGACACTCACAGCTCATCCAGAGCGACGATGACGTCGGG GACCAGCAGCCATTCGCAAACGCTCACGACGTGCTTTCCCGCTCCCGCTCTCGCACCAACATGCTGAACAAGGTGGAGCACGCGCAGCAGCGCTGGAGGAGACAGGTCCAGGAGCAGCGCAAGTCTGTGTTCGATCGCCATGTAGTgctaagctaa